CGGTTAGTCCGTCCTTAAAACCATTTACCGCATCGTCGAGATTTTGTGTTAATTGTAATATGCCAATGTGATACAATTGCAGACACCTCTTTATTCCAACATAAAACAGCGTGACCGAAGAATAACAAACAGTTATACAATTTCCACATCTAAATCATTATACCTGCTAACTTATTCCACTTGTGTCACTAAAATCATATTTCGGCTACTTATCTATGCCGGGCTTTTTAATACCATGTTTAAAAAGGACAAATTCTTTGATTAGATCTATTTCTTGTTTTATATGCTCGGGAAGATCATCCATTTCATCATTATTATGATTGATTGTAATTGTATCAGATTCCAAAGTAAAAAAATCTGCCAGAGATATTTCAAGAGCTTTACAGATTTTTTCTAAAGTGGTAATATTAGGGCTTTTTTTACCAATTTCAATTTCACGTAGAGTTGCTTGCCCAATTTCGGCGAGTTGAGCAAGTTTATTGGTACTATAGCCTTTTTCTCTTCGCAAATAAATAATACGTTCGGCAATAGTCATTCTCTAAATCCTCCAAATTAACGCTAAAGCAATTATAGCATAAAAATATAAATATGAGATTATTAGTGCAATAGCATTGACTTATTAGTGCAAAAGCGTTAAAATTAGGACAACAAGGAGGTGATAACTTGAAGAAGTTAGCTAATCTCCGTAAAGCAAGAGGTTGGTCGCAAAAAAAGTTATCAGATAAATCCGGTGTTTCACAAACCTATATATCTGAACTTGAAGCTGACAAGAAACAGCCGACGGTTTTTGTAGTTCAAAAAATTGCGGCAGCTTTAGAAATGACTGTTTCAGAATTGCTGGATGAAACGAATTAGCAATATTTTTTGTCAAATTATTCTTCTTTATCCGGCGAAAAAGGAGCGGGGCAGACCTAAAATCCAGCTTGGACGCTAGATTATCTGCCAATTCTGCCGGGAGATCTGTTGAGCAAACCACGTTAATTTATTTAAGAGGACAATTCAAAAAAGGTGATTGGACGGTTGCGTCTCGCCTCCACCATCCAAGTCCGGAATCTATAAGCAGAAATCTGAATTGAAGCATAAGTATCATACACGATATTTGTGCTTCATTTTGTTATGCATCAAATTGGGCTTGTGAAAAAAGCAAATTCAGTAACTCTTTAATGTTTCCTATTTTTTCTCTATAATAGTATTAGATAATTAAATCGCACTATTGAAGTAACATTATAAATTGCTGCCATTATTAATTGTTAATTGTTATCGGAAAGGATAGAAACCCTTTATGGATATGGAACAAGGAAAATCTTATACTGGTCATAGCGGGTTCGTACATCTCCATACCCACACCGAATATAGTCTGCTGGATGGGGCCGGCCGGGTGGAAGACCTGGTGAAAAGAGCCAAAGAATTGGGGATGTCCGCAGTTGCCGTAACGGATCATGGAGCCATGTACGGCACGATTGATTTTTATAAACATGCCAAGAAATACGGCATTAAACCTATTATCGGCTGTGAAGTCTATGTGGCTCCCCGTTCCCGCTTGGACAAGATGACGGTGGAGGGGGAATCGTATTATCACCTTGTTTTGCTGGCCGCCGACAACGGCGGTTATCGTAATCTGATTGAACTGGTGTCCCGAGGGTACAGCGAAGGCTTTTATTACAAACCGCGTATTGACAGGCAGCTTTTGCGGGAATACAGTCAGGGCCTGATTGGACTTAGCGCCTGCATTGCCGGTGAGATTCCAGCCCTCTTCTTAAAGGATAATCCGGAAGGGGCGGAAGCGGTGGCGCGGGAGTATATTGACATTTTTGGCCAAGATAATTTTTATATTGAGCTTCAGGACCACGGGATGGAAGAGCAGCGCCGTGTGAACCCGCTCCTCGTGGACCTGGCCCGCCGTCTGGGAGTGGGATTGGTTGCGACTAACGATATTCATTATATCGACAGGCAGGATGCGGAATGCCATGACGTCCTCCTGTGCATTCAAACCGGTAAAACCGTTGATGACAGCGAACGCCTGCGCTTTCCCAATGATGAGTTTTATTTGAAAAGCCCGGCAGAAATGGCGCAGCTATTTAGGGATTATCCCGCAGCTTTGGCAAATACTTGCGAAATTGCGGAGCGCTGCAACGTAACATTTGATTTTGATAAAATCCATTTACCTGATTTCCCCGTACCGGATGGTATTACAGATGACGATTATCTGACCAAACTTTGTAGGGAGGCTTTGTCCTGGCGATACCCGGAAATAACAGCGGATATAACCGACAGGCTCCGGTACGAACTTGACGTTATCAAGAGAATGGGGTATTCCAGCTATTTTCTTATTGTATGGGATTTTGTCAATTACTCCCGGCAGCAGGGCATACCGGTGGGACCCGGACGGGGTTCAGCCGCCGGCAGCATCGTGGCTTACCTTTTAGGAATTACGAACATCGACCCTCTCAAGTACAGTCTGCTGTTTGAGCGCTTCTTAAATCCGGAACGGGTATCCATGCCGGATATTGATATTGATTTCTGTTATGAACGCCGGGGGAGGATCATTGAATACGTGGTTTCCCGCTATGGCAGCGACCGGGTAGCCCAGATTATTACATTTGGCACCATGGCTGCCAGGGCTGCCATCCGGGACGTAGGGCGGGCCTTGAATATGCCTTACGGCGAAGTGGACCGGATAGCCAAACTGGTGCCAACTGAACTGGGCATTACGCTGAAAAAAGCTTTGCAAAATAATCATGAACTCAAAAATCTATATGAAGAAGAAGCTTCCGTTCGTAAATTGGTTGACCTGGCAATGGCGCTGGAAGGATTGCCGCGGCATGCTTCCACCCATGCTGCCGGGGTGGTTATTGCCAAAGAACCTCTTACCCATTACGCGCCGCTCCAGGTCTCTGCCGAGGGATTTTTGACAACCCAATTCGATAAGGACCGGATAGAGGAAATCGGGTTATTAAAAATGGATCTTTTAGGTCTTCGGACTCTGACGGTAATCGGCGACGCAATTGAACTCATTAAAACAAACCGGGGGGAAACAGTCGATATTGAACGGATTCCGCTGGCTGATGCCAAGACCTGCGCCATGTTGGCCAGCGGTGATACTTCCGGGGTATTCCAAATGGAATCAAGTGGAATGACCAACTTGGTACGGGAGCTACGCCCCGAAAGGTTTGACGATCTCATACCTTTGGTCGCGCTGTATCGTCCAGGTCCGTTAGGCAGCGGGATGGTAACAGACTTTATCGAAGGAAGGCACGGGAAAAAACAGATAAAGTACCTTCATCCCTTGCTGGAACCAATTTTGAAAGATACCTTCGGTGTAATCCTGTACCAGGAACAGGTGATGCAGATTGCGTCAACATTAGCGGGTTTCACCCTGGGACAGGCTGATCTGCTGCGCCGGGCAATGGGGAAAAAGAAGCATGAGGTTTTGGCGGCGCAGAAAGAAAGTTTTATGCAAGGAGCAGCCGCCCGGGGTGTCGATGCCGCTCAGGCTGAGGAAATATTTAATCTTATGGCGCATTTTGCCGATTACGGGTTTAATAAATCCCATAGTGCCGCCTATGCGTTGGTGGCCTACCAAACCGCCTATCTGAAAGCTCATTATCCGCAAGAGTTTTATGCGGCGCTTCTCACCAGCGTTATGGGCGCCAATGAAAAAGTGGGTTACTATATTGAAGAATGCCGCCGCCGGGGAATCAATGTGCTTCCCCCGGATATCAACGCCAGCGGCAATGGTTTTTCTGTTGACGGTCCGGTTATCCGTTTCGGTCTCGCCGGGGTAAAAAACGTAGGGGAAAATGCAATCGCGAATATTTTGTCCTCCCGCCAGGAAAAAGGCAAATTCAACTCGCTGGTTGACTTTTGTACCCGCGTGGATACGCGTCTGGTAAATAAAAGAGTACTGGAAAGCCTGATCCGGTGCGGGGCATTTGATTCGCTAAATGTTCGACGGTCGCAATTGCTGATGGTATTGGAGCAAGCAGTCAATATTGCCGCCGGCAGGCAAAAAGACGCTGCTTCCGGCCAAATAGGCCTGTTTGGCGACGATGCGGCGGAAACTGTAAACACGCTTATATTGCCGGATATACCTGAGTTGCCGCAAGAAGATCTTTTGGCAATGGAAAAAGAAATGACCGGGTTTTATGTTACCGGTCATCCTTTGGATAAATATCGCGAGAAAATGAAAAGCTTGCCGCAGCTTGATCAGTTAGCTGAAGGACAGTTTAACGACGGCCAGCAGGTCCGGGTTGCCGGACTGGTGGCAAATGCCAAGCGGATCACCACGAAAAGCGGCGACATGATGTGTTTTATTGGCCTCGAAGATTTCGCCAGCCAAATCGAAGTTATCGTTTTCCCAAGGGTATTTGAAAAGACCAATCGATTGCTGGTGCCGGATATGCCGGTAGTGGTTTCAGGCAGGCTCAATGTCCATGAAGAGGGGGTAAAGATTTTAGCCGATGAGGTAACTCCCCTTGACGGATTAGGTTCCGAGATCCGGATTACCTTGCGAAAAGATCAGGAAAATGGCCAAGTTTTAGCGAAACTTAAAGGAATACTCAATAAACACCGGGGATCTTCCGCTGTTTTTTTGCATTTGGCGGACAGCCGCCGGCTAATCAAAACCGAACCGGAGTATTGGATTAATCCGACTCCGCAGGCTTTCCGGGAAATCGAATTGTTGCTCGGGAAAGGAACGGTTACTGCGTATTAAAGGCATTTATGAGTTTGATAGGGGGTAATAACCTTGACCTTGACCAGTTTTATTCAAAATTCATTTGCCGAAAGGATCGGCGGCAGTAAATTCGGGCAGGAGACAGTCCTATACAAGTTCGAGAAAATCAAAAGGGCAAAACGGGCCGCCATGGGAAAAAATCCGGCTGTGGAGATGATTGATCTGGGTGTCGGAGAACCGGACTGGATGGCTGAGCCGGAAGTTGCCGAAGTATTGTACCGTGAAGCTCAAAAGCCGGAAAATAGGGGTTATACTGATAACGGATTGCAGGAATTTAAGGATGCAGCCGCTAAGTACCTGGAAAAGGTATACGGAGTAGCGGGAATTGATTCTGTGACAGAGATTAATCATGGTATCGGATCAAAGCCCATCCTTGCTTTGCTGCCGTTGGCGTTTATTAATCCCGGCGATATTGCAATCATGACAGTGCCGGGGT
This window of the Methylomusa anaerophila genome carries:
- a CDS encoding helix-turn-helix domain-containing protein, whose amino-acid sequence is MTIAERIIYLRREKGYSTNKLAQLAEIGQATLREIEIGKKSPNITTLEKICKALEISLADFFTLESDTITINHNNDEMDDLPEHIKQEIDLIKEFVLFKHGIKKPGIDK
- a CDS encoding helix-turn-helix domain-containing protein, whose product is MKKLANLRKARGWSQKKLSDKSGVSQTYISELEADKKQPTVFVVQKIAAALEMTVSELLDETN
- a CDS encoding DNA polymerase III subunit alpha, with translation MEQGKSYTGHSGFVHLHTHTEYSLLDGAGRVEDLVKRAKELGMSAVAVTDHGAMYGTIDFYKHAKKYGIKPIIGCEVYVAPRSRLDKMTVEGESYYHLVLLAADNGGYRNLIELVSRGYSEGFYYKPRIDRQLLREYSQGLIGLSACIAGEIPALFLKDNPEGAEAVAREYIDIFGQDNFYIELQDHGMEEQRRVNPLLVDLARRLGVGLVATNDIHYIDRQDAECHDVLLCIQTGKTVDDSERLRFPNDEFYLKSPAEMAQLFRDYPAALANTCEIAERCNVTFDFDKIHLPDFPVPDGITDDDYLTKLCREALSWRYPEITADITDRLRYELDVIKRMGYSSYFLIVWDFVNYSRQQGIPVGPGRGSAAGSIVAYLLGITNIDPLKYSLLFERFLNPERVSMPDIDIDFCYERRGRIIEYVVSRYGSDRVAQIITFGTMAARAAIRDVGRALNMPYGEVDRIAKLVPTELGITLKKALQNNHELKNLYEEEASVRKLVDLAMALEGLPRHASTHAAGVVIAKEPLTHYAPLQVSAEGFLTTQFDKDRIEEIGLLKMDLLGLRTLTVIGDAIELIKTNRGETVDIERIPLADAKTCAMLASGDTSGVFQMESSGMTNLVRELRPERFDDLIPLVALYRPGPLGSGMVTDFIEGRHGKKQIKYLHPLLEPILKDTFGVILYQEQVMQIASTLAGFTLGQADLLRRAMGKKKHEVLAAQKESFMQGAAARGVDAAQAEEIFNLMAHFADYGFNKSHSAAYALVAYQTAYLKAHYPQEFYAALLTSVMGANEKVGYYIEECRRRGINVLPPDINASGNGFSVDGPVIRFGLAGVKNVGENAIANILSSRQEKGKFNSLVDFCTRVDTRLVNKRVLESLIRCGAFDSLNVRRSQLLMVLEQAVNIAAGRQKDAASGQIGLFGDDAAETVNTLILPDIPELPQEDLLAMEKEMTGFYVTGHPLDKYREKMKSLPQLDQLAEGQFNDGQQVRVAGLVANAKRITTKSGDMMCFIGLEDFASQIEVIVFPRVFEKTNRLLVPDMPVVVSGRLNVHEEGVKILADEVTPLDGLGSEIRITLRKDQENGQVLAKLKGILNKHRGSSAVFLHLADSRRLIKTEPEYWINPTPQAFREIELLLGKGTVTAY